The DNA region agctgtcgtggccacctggggagtgaaccagcagatggaagatgttcctgtctctcctcctctctgtatatctgacttttccaataaaaataaatcttaggaaaagaaGTCTGACAGGAGGCCCCACCCCGTACATGTCGGTTTtgcaaggcagcagcactgtTGGCCGTCTGGAGGGACAATGCCACTCGGCTGGCCCCTAGGGGTGGACCTCTGACCACATGGCCTGCCTGCCGTGTCCAAGGTGGCGCCAGACCCTGTGTGGGGTCCCCAACCGTTGAAGACGCATGAGGCCTGCTTCAGGCCGTCTCGGCTGCTGTGAGAACAAGACCACGGACTTGGGGAAGCTACAAAGCAAATGTTATTGTAGCTCTGGTCCAAGGCTGACGGGCTGCCCCTGCAGGAGGCTTCTTGTGGCTCGTGAGGCGGTGTGGGGCGTGCGTGGTCAGACGCAGAGCACACACACGTCCCAGGAATGGAGTGACCCACAGACCACCTGCTGATGGCATGACTGGGTGAGCCGACACCTCGGGGTGCCACCCCAGCCGCCTGCTCTCGGGGGGCTGAAGGCGAGACCCACCTctcctgggggaggcagggacaTGCCACAGGCAATCCATGGCAGAGCTGCCTTCAGCCCGTCTCCTTCAAAACCTCAGCCAATCTGTCGAGAGCCCAGGCAGGGGAGGCGACTGGCACTGGGTCACCTAGGAACTGTGCCTTGAGCTGCCACTGGACACGGCTGCACTGGGCCTGAGCGAGCAGGGCAGTGTGCCAGCCCAGGCACTGCTGCCTCCACCCTCCTGGCGTCGCGGCTGGGGCCCCTCCCAGTCCCCGGAGAACACCCCTTAGCAACAAGCCGCACGGGGCAGAGGACACGGAGTGCGAAGAACAACAGATTGGACTGTGGGACACACACAGGCCAGGTGCGTGAGCAAGAACAGGCCACCTGTGGGCTGGGAGGGGGCTGAGCACCCAGCCTCTGGCCCTGCTGGCCGCACGGGAAGCCCCATTCTTCCCCAACCCCTTCTAGCTGCCCACAGAGCCCCAAAGCAGCATGGACACGGCGGACACCAGCGTGGAGAAGCTCCGGGCACAGTGTCTGGCCCGCGGGGCTGCCGgcatccagggcctggccaggtgaGCCGTCCTCTCTCATACACGTCGCCAGGCTTGGCCTGGTGCCCACCAGCCAACCCCATCCATTCCCTGACCCTCCAGGTTTTTTCGCCGCCTGGACCGGGATGGGAGCCGGTCCCTGGACGCAGGGGAGTTCCAGAGGGGCCTGGCCACACTGGGGCTGGTGCTGACCCAGCCTGAGGCTGAGGCCGTGTGCAGACGCTGGGACCGTGACGGCAGCGGGGCGCTtgacctggaggagttcctgcGGGCGCTGCGGGTGAGTGGCCGCCTACTGCGCTGCCCCACGTCCCCTGGCACCGGCGGTCCCTGACAGGCCCACGTTCTCAGCCCCCCATGTCCCAGGCCCGGGAGGCGGTTGTTACAGCTGCCTTCGCCAAGCTGGACCGCAGTGGGGACGGAGTGGTGACGGTGGATGACCTCCGAGGGGTGTACAGTGGCCGCACCCACCCCAAGGTGCTCAGCGGGGAGTGGACAGAGGAAGAGGTGCTTCGCCGCTTCCTGGACAACTTCGACTCCCCGGAGAAGGACGGGCAGGTGGGTGGTGCGCAGGGGGACCCCCTTCCCAGGGCAGCTGCCTGGCCTCGGGCGCCCCCTCACAGCCCTTCTACCCTCAGGTCACGCTAGCCGAGTTCCAAGACTACTACAGTGGCCTTAGCGCTTCCGTGGACACGGACGAGGAGTTTGTCGCCATGATGACCAGCGCCTGGCGGCTGTGAGCGGCCCTCCTCCACCCTACCCCTGCTTaccgggcaggggtgggggaggcggcTGTGAGGCCGCAGAACCTGCTCGGCCAGGTCCCCTGTGGGGCCACTCCTCCAGGGGTGCTATGCCAACAGAGGACCCCAGGGAGAGGGGCCTTCCCTGCCCGCACCTGCTCTGCCACCCTGGGGGCCCTGCTGTGCGCAGCCTGAGGGGCTGCCCTGGTTTCCTGAGGCCCCTGGGGCACGCAGGGGGCCAGGTTTTAGGTAAAAGTTTTAATGTAGTTCCCAAATACATTTCATTTGCAGTCTCACATAAATGTTTCCAAACACACGAGGGCATTGTTTGCTTTTGTCACTGGTGGCTAAGGCTTCAAAGCAGAGGCGTGTGGCCCAGGCAGGCCGCTGCTGTGTCCCCCGCTcaggcctgctggctgctgggcagGCCCGGCCCCCGGCCAGCGCCTGGCCAACCAAGGGGAAGCTGGGAGACTTCCTCCAGCCTCTCAGTGAGGCTCTGTGCACGGGACccccctgcctccctggggcCCGCTCCTATTTGCGCTGTGTGCATGGAGGGCAGCCTGTGGTCTGtggccagccccccccccccacctcctccaggaaggcccCCAGCCCCAGACGGTCTCAGGAATGGCCAAGAGCAGGCCGCAGGTGCCAGATGCTGGGTGACCCATGTGACATGGAGGCGGGCGGTGTGGGGGCTACAGAGACAATGTGGGGTGCCCTCTGCACCCCGACTCAATCTGGGGAGCCCAGGCCCGCTGGAGCAGGGACCTCAGGGAGCTGAGTGTGACCCTCCCCGACCCCGAGAACATCATCATCCCAAAGACCAAAAAC from Ochotona princeps isolate mOchPri1 unplaced genomic scaffold, mOchPri1.hap1 HAP1_SCAFFOLD_246, whole genome shotgun sequence includes:
- the LOC131479348 gene encoding calcyphosin codes for the protein MDTADTSVEKLRAQCLARGAAGIQGLARFFRRLDRDGSRSLDAGEFQRGLATLGLVLTQPEAEAVCRRWDRDGSGALDLEEFLRALRPPMSQAREAVVTAAFAKLDRSGDGVVTVDDLRGVYSGRTHPKVLSGEWTEEEVLRRFLDNFDSPEKDGQVTLAEFQDYYSGLSASVDTDEEFVAMMTSAWRL